A window of Haliscomenobacter hydrossis DSM 1100 contains these coding sequences:
- a CDS encoding CBS domain-containing protein: MASNADSPPMLKFMRALLADIEAVEYMLNHQWFESGVARIGAEQEMCLVDLNTYKPLPLAVEILELMKDCPWLDTELARFNLEVNLDPQEFSGACFQAMEQEIHQRLQHLRHNIAPLNADVILTGILPTIRKHDLERHNLTPRERYNLLIDAMSAQRNGQAFEFRLRGIDELQVRHDTPLLEACNTSFQIHLQVDPSSYAQMYNFALALAGPTLALGANSPIVFGRRLWHESRIALFQQALDVRTTHDHLRERSTRVYFGNNWVEHSILDIYREDLARFRTLIARDADEDVAGKIRSGETPLLLALRLHNSSIYRWNRPYYGISPNGKPHLRIENRILPAGPTVVDQIANTAFWTGAMIGCQQNYADVRQKMSWEDARSNFEKSAAFGLDSKFSWFDGKKISARELLLQELIPLARQGLTQRQVDSKDIDYYLGIAEERMKRHTNGAIWQLNNYSQLRRHLREDEALVTLTAAMHNRQKQNIPVHEWTASTSDDLPHYRASTLKVEEFMTTDLFTVQKDDLIQLVANLMDWRRIRYLPVEDTKGHLCGLITSRLVLRHLSKQTELDQPGAQQVQDIMIAEPVSVHPSMLILDAIKLMRDKKIGCLPVVQNEELVGIITENDFLDITARLIEQLGKG, encoded by the coding sequence ATGGCTTCAAATGCTGATTCGCCGCCGATGCTGAAATTTATGCGTGCCTTGTTGGCTGATATCGAAGCCGTAGAATACATGTTGAACCACCAGTGGTTTGAAAGCGGGGTAGCCCGCATTGGAGCCGAGCAGGAAATGTGCCTGGTGGATCTCAATACCTACAAACCCTTGCCCCTGGCGGTGGAGATTTTGGAGCTGATGAAAGACTGTCCCTGGCTCGATACCGAATTGGCGCGCTTCAACCTGGAGGTCAACCTCGATCCGCAGGAGTTTTCGGGAGCTTGTTTTCAGGCGATGGAACAGGAAATCCACCAACGCCTGCAACACCTTCGCCACAACATTGCCCCGCTCAATGCTGATGTGATCCTGACCGGCATTTTGCCCACCATTCGAAAACACGACCTGGAGCGCCACAACCTCACTCCCCGCGAGCGCTACAACCTGCTCATCGATGCCATGAGCGCCCAACGCAATGGCCAAGCCTTTGAATTTCGCCTGCGGGGTATCGACGAATTGCAAGTACGACACGATACACCACTGTTGGAGGCCTGCAATACCAGTTTTCAGATTCACCTGCAAGTTGATCCGTCTTCGTACGCCCAGATGTACAATTTTGCGCTGGCGCTGGCCGGGCCTACTTTGGCTTTGGGTGCCAATTCACCCATTGTTTTTGGCCGCAGATTGTGGCACGAGAGCCGCATTGCGCTGTTCCAACAAGCGCTGGATGTGAGGACGACCCACGACCACCTGCGCGAGCGCAGCACCCGGGTTTATTTTGGCAACAATTGGGTGGAACATTCCATTTTGGACATTTACCGCGAGGATCTGGCGCGTTTTCGCACCCTGATTGCCCGTGATGCGGATGAAGATGTGGCCGGAAAAATTCGCAGCGGGGAAACCCCACTGTTGTTGGCGCTGCGTTTGCACAATTCTTCCATCTACCGCTGGAATCGCCCTTATTACGGCATTAGTCCCAACGGCAAACCCCATTTGCGGATCGAAAACCGGATTTTACCAGCGGGCCCCACGGTCGTTGATCAAATCGCCAATACCGCTTTTTGGACGGGAGCGATGATCGGTTGTCAACAGAATTATGCTGATGTTCGGCAAAAAATGAGTTGGGAGGATGCCCGATCAAACTTTGAAAAATCGGCAGCTTTTGGGCTGGATTCAAAGTTTTCGTGGTTTGACGGCAAAAAAATCTCGGCGCGGGAATTGCTCTTGCAAGAACTAATTCCGCTGGCTCGCCAGGGCTTGACCCAACGTCAGGTTGACTCCAAAGACATCGATTATTACCTGGGCATCGCGGAAGAACGGATGAAACGCCATACCAACGGAGCGATCTGGCAACTCAACAATTATTCCCAATTGCGCAGGCACTTGCGGGAGGACGAAGCCCTGGTTACCCTCACTGCTGCGATGCACAACCGCCAAAAACAAAATATTCCAGTGCACGAATGGACCGCCTCCACTTCTGATGACCTTCCACATTACCGGGCCAGTACGCTCAAAGTGGAAGAGTTCATGACCACCGATTTGTTTACGGTACAAAAGGATGATTTGATTCAGTTGGTTGCCAACCTGATGGACTGGCGCCGCATCCGTTACCTGCCCGTCGAAGACACCAAAGGGCATTTGTGTGGCTTGATCACGTCGCGTTTGGTTTTGCGGCATTTGTCCAAACAAACCGAACTGGATCAGCCTGGTGCGCAGCAAGTTCAGGACATTATGATCGCAGAACCCGTTTCTGTACATCCTTCCATGCTGATTCTGGATGCCATTAAGTTGATGCGGGACAAAAAAATTGGCTGCCTGCCAGTCGTGCAAAACGAAGAACTGGTGGGGATCATCACTGAGAATGACTTTTTGGACATCACGGCGCGCTTGATTGAGCAGTTGGGGAAAGGTTGA
- a CDS encoding S41 family peptidase translates to MKKLHHILFICGFVLSFSACSELLIEADPADNPVENFELLWREVDAKYTLFDFKNIDWQAVYQKYRPQVNEKTTDEALFNVLSAMLNELKDGHVSLIAPFNAASNRSWFFNYPPNYNANIIDRNYLKEDRRIILPFRTQWVDSSVAYIRYSSFSDGVSGESMNELIKYYGRAKGWIIDMRDNTGGSLGNVDAIMRRLVSAKTKVGAVQYKIGPGSNDLSKFFPYYIEPSESASKYLGKIVVLTNRKVYSAANFFTSAMSVLNNVTILGDQTGGGGGAPYSGQLLNGWSYTFSTTLLLTPDNQHIENGVAPDIKLDLAPADEAKGVDTMVERAIEILKG, encoded by the coding sequence ATGAAAAAGCTGCACCATATTTTATTCATATGTGGATTTGTCTTGAGTTTTTCAGCCTGCTCCGAACTGCTCATTGAAGCCGATCCCGCAGATAATCCGGTAGAAAACTTCGAGCTATTGTGGCGCGAAGTAGATGCCAAGTATACCCTGTTCGATTTTAAAAACATCGACTGGCAAGCTGTTTACCAAAAATACCGCCCACAGGTCAATGAAAAAACCACCGATGAAGCCTTGTTCAACGTGCTCAGTGCCATGCTCAATGAGCTGAAAGATGGGCACGTTTCCCTGATTGCACCTTTTAACGCAGCCAGCAATCGCAGCTGGTTTTTCAACTATCCACCCAATTACAATGCCAACATCATCGACCGCAATTACCTCAAGGAAGACCGCCGGATTATTCTGCCTTTTCGCACGCAATGGGTCGACAGCAGCGTAGCCTACATCCGCTACTCCAGTTTCAGCGACGGCGTATCGGGAGAATCCATGAATGAACTGATCAAATATTATGGCCGTGCCAAAGGTTGGATCATCGATATGCGCGACAATACGGGCGGCAGCCTGGGCAATGTGGATGCGATCATGCGTCGTTTGGTCAGCGCCAAAACCAAAGTTGGCGCCGTACAATACAAAATTGGCCCCGGCAGCAATGACCTGAGCAAGTTTTTTCCCTATTACATCGAACCCAGTGAAAGTGCAAGCAAATACCTGGGCAAAATTGTGGTGCTGACCAACCGTAAAGTCTACAGCGCGGCCAATTTTTTCACCTCGGCCATGTCCGTACTCAACAACGTGACCATCCTGGGTGACCAAACCGGCGGTGGTGGCGGCGCGCCATATTCCGGTCAATTGCTCAATGGCTGGAGTTATACTTTTTCGACAACGCTCCTCCTTACTCCTGACAATCAACACATCGAAAACGGAGTGGCTCCCGACATCAAACTGGACCTGGCCCCGGCGGATGAGGCAAAGGGCGTGGATACTATGGTGGAGCGGGCAATTGAGATCTTGAAAGGTTGA
- a CDS encoding helix-hairpin-helix domain-containing protein: protein MENLNQLFADFGTQESILILSWLIIAFLLGLLAGYFLRNRYVNELTKQLEEKEQQLFQKQNEWDQAQNELALKEADLKRAAFEAEEARLTVRQAQEENQRLIHLATSAQAELDKTKAAEQAALSVINDLNDQILGLKTRNVQLLEASGGLGEDTSEVGIGGSLALDRLSAIEIQLARLTEENTALLRKLGEPGVTETPEDRPITTNTPQNIEETSVVETAGEFFVPKVIPTEPEPEITNMGSDSSNLMNSDKVLLRNVDKNDLTAIDGIGPFLEKKLNDAGVFTYADIAGWDAAKIEEITQQISFFEGRIEKDDWVGQAQKLIDDQPEEFSSESTLADARDLMHIETAIVPAKDNLKLILGIDETVEKILLTSGIDTFAELARLDPDEIRNILEVIDPALSAKDPSSWPAQARLALDEEWEVLQDYQEQLKGG, encoded by the coding sequence ATGGAAAACTTAAATCAACTCTTTGCTGATTTTGGCACCCAAGAGAGCATCTTAATCCTCTCCTGGTTGATCATTGCTTTTTTGCTGGGATTGCTGGCAGGTTATTTTTTGCGCAATCGTTACGTAAACGAATTGACCAAACAACTGGAGGAAAAAGAACAACAACTGTTCCAGAAACAAAACGAATGGGATCAAGCCCAAAATGAATTGGCCCTGAAAGAAGCTGATCTAAAACGCGCCGCCTTTGAAGCTGAAGAAGCGCGACTGACGGTTCGTCAAGCCCAGGAAGAAAACCAACGCCTGATCCACTTGGCTACATCTGCTCAAGCTGAATTGGACAAGACAAAGGCCGCAGAACAGGCGGCCTTAAGTGTCATCAATGATTTGAATGATCAAATCTTAGGCTTAAAAACCCGCAATGTTCAACTATTGGAAGCAAGTGGCGGCCTTGGGGAAGATACCAGTGAAGTGGGTATTGGCGGCAGCCTGGCTTTAGACCGGTTGTCGGCCATTGAAATTCAACTGGCGCGGTTGACCGAAGAAAATACGGCTTTGTTGCGCAAACTGGGGGAACCAGGAGTCACGGAAACACCCGAAGATCGCCCGATCACGACCAACACCCCGCAAAATATTGAAGAAACGAGCGTTGTTGAAACAGCTGGAGAGTTCTTTGTACCCAAAGTTATTCCTACTGAGCCGGAACCGGAAATCACCAACATGGGTTCTGATTCTTCCAATTTGATGAATAGCGACAAGGTGCTGCTGCGCAATGTGGATAAAAATGACTTGACCGCAATTGATGGCATTGGTCCGTTTTTGGAAAAAAAATTGAATGACGCTGGCGTATTTACCTATGCGGATATCGCGGGATGGGACGCTGCAAAAATAGAGGAGATCACCCAACAAATCAGCTTTTTTGAGGGTAGAATTGAAAAAGACGATTGGGTTGGACAAGCCCAAAAGCTAATTGATGATCAACCTGAAGAATTCTCCTCCGAAAGCACCCTAGCTGATGCACGGGACTTGATGCACATCGAAACCGCCATCGTTCCGGCCAAAGACAACCTCAAATTGATTTTGGGCATCGATGAAACCGTAGAAAAAATTCTGCTTACCTCGGGTATCGATACGTTTGCTGAATTGGCCAGGTTGGATCCAGATGAAATTCGCAATATCCTGGAGGTAATTGATCCGGCTTTGTCGGCCAAAGACCCTAGTTCCTGGCCCGCACAAGCGCGTTTGGCTTTGGACGAAGAATGGGAAGTGCTGCAAGATTATCAAGAGCAGTTGAAAGGAGGATGA
- a CDS encoding ABC-F family ATP-binding cassette domain-containing protein codes for MNYLTLENVTKTYGEKVLFQNINLQVNKNQKVGLVAKNGSGKSTLLRVVAGLEGSEGESARVLMHRDARIGFLFQDPEFNPHHTIIEAALDADNPSFNAIKAYEEALLQSDNETLLQAAMTKMDDLKAWDLDAKLKELLTRFRISNYAQPVRTLSGGQKKRLALVRMILADPDFLILDEPTNHLDLDMIEWLEEYLRQPNLTILMVTHDRYFLERVCDQIVELDQGQVYKYSGNYSDFLEKKAARAENESIELDKDRKLLKKELDWVRRQPKARSTKAKSRVDSYSELNDKVSSATVEKEMKIDIKGQRMGKKVLELHNVGKTFGGLKIVEGMSYKFRPFERVGIVGPNGVGKTTFLKILTGEIRPDTGKVVQGDNTLFGYYTQDGIQLKEDKRVIDAVQDIAEYIPLEKGLKLSAAQLLERFLFSRKQQLVYVSQLSGGERRRLFLLMILMRNPNFLILDEPTNDLDILTLNILEDFLLEFPGCVIIVTHDRYFMDKVVEHLFVFEGDGQIRDFNGDYSEYREIQREREREQRRQDKAEQQKAKEDQKETKPGLSFDQRKEMNRLEKEIQKLEEKKTQVADQFNRTDLKPEDIKRLSVEINQLSGQIEEKEGRWMELAELA; via the coding sequence GTGAATTACCTGACGCTGGAAAACGTAACCAAGACCTACGGAGAGAAAGTACTGTTCCAAAACATCAATCTACAAGTCAACAAAAATCAAAAAGTGGGTTTGGTGGCCAAAAACGGCTCCGGAAAATCCACTTTGCTGCGCGTAGTAGCTGGATTGGAAGGCTCCGAGGGAGAAAGCGCCCGCGTGCTCATGCACCGGGATGCACGCATTGGCTTTTTGTTTCAGGATCCGGAATTCAATCCACACCATACCATCATTGAAGCGGCACTGGATGCGGATAACCCCAGCTTCAATGCCATCAAAGCCTACGAAGAAGCGCTGCTGCAAAGCGACAATGAAACGCTCCTGCAAGCGGCCATGACCAAGATGGACGACCTCAAAGCCTGGGATCTCGACGCCAAACTGAAAGAACTGCTCACCCGCTTTCGCATCAGCAATTATGCACAACCGGTGCGTACGCTCTCCGGTGGGCAAAAAAAACGCCTCGCCCTGGTGCGCATGATCCTGGCTGATCCCGATTTTTTGATCCTCGATGAACCCACGAACCACCTTGACCTCGACATGATCGAGTGGTTGGAAGAATACCTGCGGCAGCCCAACCTCACCATCCTGATGGTGACGCACGACCGTTATTTCCTGGAGCGGGTCTGTGACCAGATTGTAGAACTGGATCAGGGACAGGTGTACAAATACAGCGGCAATTATTCTGATTTTTTGGAGAAAAAAGCCGCCCGGGCCGAAAATGAAAGCATCGAGCTGGACAAAGACCGCAAATTGCTCAAAAAAGAACTGGATTGGGTACGTCGCCAACCCAAAGCGCGGAGCACCAAGGCCAAATCGCGGGTAGATTCGTATTCTGAACTCAACGATAAAGTATCGAGTGCCACCGTCGAAAAGGAAATGAAAATCGACATCAAGGGGCAACGCATGGGCAAAAAGGTCTTGGAACTGCACAACGTAGGCAAAACCTTTGGTGGGCTCAAGATCGTGGAGGGCATGAGCTACAAGTTTCGCCCCTTCGAGCGGGTGGGCATCGTGGGCCCCAACGGCGTGGGTAAAACAACTTTTTTGAAAATCCTCACGGGGGAAATTCGCCCCGATACGGGCAAAGTGGTACAGGGTGACAACACGCTTTTTGGCTATTACACCCAGGATGGTATCCAGCTCAAAGAAGACAAAAGGGTCATCGATGCCGTACAGGACATCGCCGAATACATCCCCCTCGAAAAAGGCCTCAAACTCAGCGCCGCACAATTGCTGGAGCGCTTCCTGTTTAGCCGCAAACAACAGTTGGTGTATGTATCACAGTTGAGTGGGGGAGAGCGCCGCCGCCTGTTTTTGCTGATGATCTTGATGCGCAACCCCAACTTCCTGATCCTGGATGAGCCCACCAACGACCTCGACATCCTGACGCTGAACATCTTGGAAGACTTCCTCCTCGAATTTCCCGGCTGTGTGATCATCGTGACGCACGACCGTTATTTTATGGACAAAGTGGTAGAACACCTCTTCGTATTTGAAGGCGATGGCCAAATCCGCGACTTCAACGGGGACTACAGCGAATACCGCGAAATCCAGCGCGAACGCGAACGCGAACAACGCCGCCAGGATAAAGCCGAACAACAAAAGGCCAAAGAAGATCAAAAAGAAACCAAACCCGGCCTGAGCTTTGATCAACGCAAAGAAATGAACCGCCTGGAAAAGGAAATCCAAAAACTGGAAGAGAAAAAAACGCAGGTGGCCGATCAGTTCAACCGTACGGACCTGAAACCGGAAGACATCAAGAGGCTGTCGGTGGAAATCAATCAGCTGAGCGGGCAAATTGAAGAGAAAGAAGGGCGATGGATGGAGTTGGCGGAGTTGGCGTGA
- a CDS encoding ABC transporter ATP-binding protein codes for MDLILDLQNVVKTYDKKIAVNNVSFGVPRASIFGLLGPNGAGKTSLIRIITTITRADGGKVFLDGQELNSLHPEQIGYMPEERGLYKKMKVGEHLTYLGRLKGLSSSDTKIALKYWMEKFEVSDWWGKKIEELSKGMQQKIQFIATVLHNPKLIILDEPFTGLDPINTNLLKDEIAELSDKGVSIIFSTHRMEQVEEICDNIVLIDQGQNILHGPVKTIRNSFKKNRFQVDFAEEWKGTLPSGFEVVDQKPSSLVVGLGEGGNSNALLQYLLGQGAQISAFNEILPSLNEIFIQAVNKNHGLVSL; via the coding sequence ATGGACTTGATTCTCGACTTACAAAACGTAGTAAAGACCTATGACAAGAAGATTGCCGTGAACAACGTCAGCTTTGGGGTGCCCCGCGCCTCAATTTTTGGGCTACTGGGGCCCAATGGCGCCGGTAAAACTTCTTTGATCAGGATCATTACCACCATTACCCGTGCCGACGGCGGGAAAGTTTTTCTGGATGGCCAGGAGCTCAATAGCCTGCACCCGGAGCAGATTGGCTACATGCCCGAAGAGCGGGGCTTGTACAAAAAGATGAAAGTAGGTGAACACCTCACCTATTTAGGACGCCTCAAGGGGCTTTCCAGCAGCGATACCAAAATAGCGCTGAAATACTGGATGGAAAAATTTGAAGTCAGCGACTGGTGGGGCAAAAAAATCGAAGAGCTGTCCAAAGGGATGCAGCAAAAAATCCAGTTCATCGCCACCGTGCTCCACAATCCTAAGCTGATCATCCTCGACGAACCCTTCACGGGGCTAGACCCCATCAACACAAATCTGCTCAAAGACGAAATTGCCGAGCTGAGTGACAAGGGCGTCAGCATCATTTTTTCTACCCACCGCATGGAACAAGTAGAAGAAATTTGTGACAACATCGTGCTGATCGATCAAGGGCAGAACATCCTCCATGGCCCGGTCAAAACCATCCGCAACAGCTTCAAGAAAAATCGCTTTCAAGTTGATTTTGCGGAAGAGTGGAAAGGAACTTTACCTTCCGGATTTGAAGTAGTCGACCAAAAGCCAAGCTCATTGGTCGTCGGACTGGGCGAAGGTGGCAACTCCAATGCCCTTTTGCAATACCTGTTGGGCCAGGGCGCGCAGATCAGCGCATTTAACGAAATTTTGCCATCACTGAATGAAATATTTATTCAGGCGGTGAACAAAAACCATGGCTTGGTTAGCTTATAA
- a CDS encoding inorganic phosphate transporter, whose amino-acid sequence MNAFDLSALSSGGAVMLILFLIAVLAFEFVNGFHDTANAVATVIYTHSLRPTVAVVWSGIWNFLGVITGGVGVAMGIVKLLPVNDMMIMPFFESASIIAAVLLAAIIWNLGTWYYGIPSSSSHTMIGALLGVGIGFYWIHGGDGVNWGKAQEIALALLFSPFFGCFAALFLMWFLSKIIKNKEIFHEPERGKAPPTWIRAILITTCTLVSFFHGSNDGQKGVGLFMIVLMIFLPAQFALHKSFDAEAILTVVNKIEQKTSTAMDNSPRRNEAAQEVMEAAGELRVLLAQTTPDRPAVRKELQKLNKNLKEATNVRSFYNPKDKAEFKMVADQLATTYEYAPRWVIFFISLALGIGTMIGWKRIVVTIGEKIGKTHLTYAQGATAELVASATIAMSTVFHAPVSTTHVLSSAVAGTMIAKNGRKNLQKSTLITILSAWILTLPVTIIMSCGLYLLFRTIFG is encoded by the coding sequence ATGAATGCTTTTGACCTCTCTGCCTTAAGCTCCGGAGGAGCAGTGATGCTGATCCTTTTTTTGATTGCCGTATTGGCTTTTGAATTCGTCAATGGCTTTCACGATACGGCCAATGCCGTAGCTACGGTGATTTATACTCATTCGCTTAGGCCAACTGTTGCGGTTGTTTGGTCAGGTATTTGGAACTTTCTTGGTGTAATTACCGGTGGAGTAGGCGTAGCAATGGGGATTGTTAAGTTGCTTCCAGTCAACGATATGATGATCATGCCTTTTTTTGAAAGCGCGAGCATCATCGCAGCGGTACTATTGGCGGCCATCATTTGGAACCTGGGTACCTGGTATTACGGCATCCCTTCTTCCAGTTCGCATACCATGATTGGTGCGTTGCTGGGGGTAGGCATTGGGTTTTATTGGATACACGGTGGCGATGGGGTCAACTGGGGTAAGGCGCAAGAAATTGCCCTGGCCCTGTTGTTTTCGCCCTTCTTTGGCTGCTTCGCGGCGCTTTTTTTGATGTGGTTTTTATCAAAAATAATCAAGAACAAAGAGATTTTTCATGAACCAGAGCGAGGTAAAGCACCCCCCACCTGGATTCGGGCGATACTAATTACGACTTGTACCCTGGTGAGTTTTTTCCATGGATCCAACGATGGACAGAAAGGGGTGGGTTTGTTTATGATTGTGCTGATGATTTTCCTTCCTGCTCAATTTGCCCTGCACAAAAGTTTTGATGCAGAAGCCATCTTGACGGTTGTCAATAAAATAGAGCAAAAGACCAGTACGGCAATGGACAATTCGCCCCGCAGAAATGAAGCTGCACAGGAAGTCATGGAAGCTGCGGGTGAGCTGCGGGTATTATTGGCGCAAACGACTCCCGATCGCCCTGCGGTGCGCAAAGAGTTGCAAAAACTGAACAAAAACCTCAAAGAAGCAACCAATGTCAGATCCTTTTATAACCCAAAGGATAAAGCTGAATTCAAAATGGTGGCCGATCAGTTGGCGACTACTTACGAATATGCGCCACGCTGGGTTATTTTCTTCATTTCCCTGGCACTGGGCATTGGTACCATGATTGGTTGGAAACGGATTGTAGTGACCATCGGGGAGAAAATTGGTAAGACGCACCTGACTTACGCTCAGGGCGCTACGGCAGAATTGGTGGCCTCGGCAACCATTGCGATGAGTACCGTTTTTCATGCTCCGGTAAGTACAACCCACGTGCTTTCATCGGCAGTAGCGGGCACCATGATTGCTAAAAATGGCCGCAAAAACCTCCAAAAATCTACCTTAATCACGATCCTCTCTGCGTGGATCCTCACCTTGCCCGTGACCATCATTATGTCGTGTGGCTTGTACTTGTTGTTCAGGACAATCTTTGGTTGA
- a CDS encoding ABC transporter permease, producing the protein MDKLFLIIKREYLSRVTRPSFIIATLVTPLVFVLFFVIVGFIFSYESDDTKKIAVLDESGILKGALKDEKGFFFKFEQQPLDTLRKNFKASGYDAVLVLPKIDNLFSKDYMVYYYSKGQPTLDVEVHIKDRVRDALRDYKIDALKLERKQLEALNTSVDVEPEPIEKGGQDATRLTGAIGAGIGFIMGFIMYMAVFIYGTMVMRSVMEEKTNRIVEVMVSSVKPFQLMMGKIIGVGAVGLTQVLIWAIMIPVLMTIAQVAMGFDAEQQMQMSQGASNLNPEDTQAMVMAAMAEIGNVNWGLILPLFIIYFLGGYFLYSSLFAAVGSAIGDDMGEAQTLTIPIVIPVILAIYIMIKAVETPTSSLAVFSSIFPLFSPIVMPSILASKPPAWQIITSVVVLIGTSVFFVWLSGRIYRVGILLYGKKGTFREFAKWIFYKE; encoded by the coding sequence ATGGATAAACTTTTTCTCATCATAAAACGCGAATACCTAAGCCGGGTAACGCGCCCGTCCTTCATCATTGCCACCCTGGTCACTCCACTGGTTTTTGTACTTTTTTTCGTGATCGTAGGGTTCATTTTTTCGTATGAAAGTGACGACACCAAAAAAATAGCGGTACTCGATGAAAGTGGCATCCTCAAAGGTGCATTAAAGGACGAAAAGGGTTTCTTTTTCAAATTTGAACAACAACCTTTGGATACCTTGCGCAAAAATTTCAAAGCCAGCGGCTATGATGCGGTTTTGGTCTTACCGAAGATTGATAACCTCTTTAGTAAAGACTACATGGTGTATTACTATTCCAAGGGCCAACCTACTCTGGATGTTGAAGTACACATCAAAGACCGGGTACGCGATGCCCTGCGCGACTATAAAATTGACGCACTCAAGCTGGAACGCAAACAACTCGAAGCCCTCAATACCTCGGTCGACGTTGAGCCCGAACCCATTGAAAAAGGTGGGCAAGATGCTACCCGCCTCACCGGTGCCATCGGTGCCGGAATTGGCTTCATCATGGGCTTCATCATGTACATGGCGGTATTCATTTACGGCACGATGGTGATGCGCTCGGTGATGGAGGAAAAAACCAACCGGATTGTGGAAGTCATGGTCTCATCGGTAAAACCTTTCCAACTGATGATGGGCAAAATCATTGGTGTCGGTGCAGTGGGACTGACCCAGGTACTGATTTGGGCCATTATGATACCCGTGCTCATGACCATTGCACAAGTGGCGATGGGCTTTGATGCCGAACAACAAATGCAAATGAGCCAGGGGGCATCCAACCTCAATCCTGAAGATACTCAAGCCATGGTAATGGCGGCAATGGCCGAGATCGGCAACGTCAATTGGGGGCTCATTTTACCCCTGTTTATCATTTATTTCCTGGGTGGATATTTTCTGTATTCATCCTTATTTGCCGCAGTGGGCTCGGCCATTGGTGACGATATGGGCGAAGCCCAAACCCTCACCATTCCGATTGTCATTCCGGTGATCCTGGCCATTTACATCATGATCAAGGCGGTGGAAACCCCTACGTCAAGTTTGGCGGTATTTTCGTCTATCTTCCCTTTGTTTTCGCCCATTGTAATGCCCTCGATTCTGGCATCTAAACCTCCGGCCTGGCAGATCATCACCTCCGTAGTAGTCTTGATCGGCACCTCGGTTTTCTTCGTGTGGTTGTCTGGCCGCATTTATCGGGTAGGCATCCTGTTGTACGGCAAGAAAGGGACGTTCAGGGAGTTTGCGAAGTGGATATTTTATAAGGAGTGA
- a CDS encoding OmpA family protein, which translates to MRTLLPILGFIVLILFARWFYVCQIKGACGPAEEKVAAEEALRLKTLEVSDGGKLLLTGYDHFSFEVNDFKPIINDNNTLFLDKIANHLQQNPTILLNITGGYGTDEETAASGFFENLGLSRADAVRKLMIQRGISPGRVTLSHNIGTAELRKQPVAFNFYTFAQSVEFTPLAYTFEDMTFSDESFAPDGVEFRPILPLVQYADSVRQYLALHKNKKLSIIGHTDSTGDAKNNLKLGLERAQNTMRYFRELGIPPSQMAAYSEGSKHPVSDNSTEVGKRRNRRINFIIE; encoded by the coding sequence ATGAGAACGCTGCTCCCAATTCTTGGATTTATTGTGTTGATTCTATTCGCTCGCTGGTTTTATGTGTGTCAAATCAAAGGAGCATGTGGCCCTGCTGAGGAAAAGGTTGCGGCAGAGGAAGCACTCCGCCTAAAAACTCTGGAAGTAAGCGATGGGGGAAAATTATTATTGACGGGCTATGATCATTTTTCGTTCGAAGTCAATGATTTCAAGCCCATAATCAATGACAACAACACGCTCTTTTTGGATAAAATTGCCAATCACTTGCAACAAAACCCCACCATTCTTCTCAACATCACGGGAGGATACGGTACCGACGAAGAAACCGCAGCGAGTGGTTTTTTTGAAAACCTTGGCCTCAGCCGCGCCGATGCTGTCCGGAAGTTGATGATCCAGCGCGGAATATCACCTGGCCGCGTTACCCTGAGTCACAACATTGGCACTGCTGAATTGCGCAAACAACCCGTTGCGTTCAATTTTTACACCTTCGCTCAGAGCGTGGAGTTCACCCCTTTGGCTTACACTTTTGAAGACATGACCTTTTCGGATGAAAGTTTTGCACCCGATGGCGTCGAGTTTCGGCCCATCTTGCCGCTGGTGCAATATGCCGATTCGGTGCGCCAATACCTGGCCCTGCACAAAAACAAAAAACTCAGCATCATTGGGCATACCGACAGTACGGGCGATGCCAAAAATAATTTAAAACTTGGACTGGAACGAGCCCAAAACACCATGCGCTATTTCCGCGAATTGGGCATCCCGCCGAGCCAAATGGCTGCGTATTCAGAAGGTAGCAAACACCCGGTAAGCGACAACAGCACGGAAGTAGGCAAAAGGCGCAACCGCCGCATCAATTTTATCATTGAGTAA